In Erigeron canadensis isolate Cc75 chromosome 7, C_canadensis_v1, whole genome shotgun sequence, one DNA window encodes the following:
- the LOC122606613 gene encoding histone acetyltransferase HAC1-like isoform X3, with protein sequence MMQNSGGQRSTLTMDPVILKARKFIHEKIYEYLMRRQQSQDLPPKKLLDIVKRLEEGLYKTATSKEEYVNLETLEIRLHDIIKRVSLNNHAQQYQQQGNTSVAMGTMIPTPGISQSANSSLNAQSSMDHSFVAANGGNTMVNTGSFIPNTMGPSGGMHSGHFTSSDVVSIFTGVSNGYQQSTSNFAVRSGGNSLISSMGAQRMASQMIPTPGFSDNNNSNNSNNNNSNNGNSLSNQSYMNMDSSNNAGILGVESTMVSQPLQQVQQLGSQNSRILHSLGSQMNGGIRSSLHQKAYGLQNGSMNGGVGMMGSNLQMMNGSGTSEGYQLASHYGNSPKPLSQHFDPHQRQMSLGDGYGSGIIDSSGAGNLYGPTTSNSSMMNNQNMNAVSLQALHKTSAPMMINQSNLHTTQQPHLQQQKQQNQSQPNQQFSYGQSQQIPDPGRQVKSEPGLEAQSEQYQSSMAANNFSQVSGENHDRFNQPDSRDMFLPSRETSHQLAVDPQNDLTRGQWKSNISDGLNVQEEFNQRITGNSISSEGSTANRTVKPLNSANSNRELEFNNQKRWLLFLMHARSCSHPPGKCLERRCIDAQKLLNHMKLCKDDVQCKHPRCPKTRELISHFNNCKDTCCPVCVPVRRYRQLIVGMRTNPTKSGPTVVETSEDLHPSMKRMKIEPQSQCQSQSQSLATDNEKSTTPQAVQKSRVEQVEVRQVDIPLAPIKPEITGFSKVSDVKHDNIEDLGRPKSEIGLIVPKETMASSNEFMKTEKEVYQAQPGTGVPAGETSVKTKSGKPKISGVSMMELFTPEQVREHIMGLRQWVGQSKAKAEKNQAMENSMSENSCQLCAVEKLSFEPPPIYCTPCGARIKRNAMYYTIGAGDTRHYFCIPCYNETRGDSINVDGTNCLKAKMEKKKNDEETEEWWVQCDKCEAWQHQICALFNGRRNDGGQADYTCPNCYTEEVERGERQPLPQSAVLGAKDLPRTILSDHIENRLFKKLKQERMERARVLCKSYDEVPGAEALVVRVVSSVDKKLEVKQRFLEIFQEENYPKEFGYKSKVVLLFQKIEGVEVCLFGMYVQEFGTECEQPNHRRVYLSYLDSVKYFRPEIRAVTGEALRTYVYHEILIGYLEYCKLRGFTSCYIWACPPLKGEDYILYCHPEIQKTPKSDKLREWYLSMLRKATKENIVVELTNLYDHFFITSGECKAKVTAARLPYFDGDYWPGAAEDIIFQICQEEEGRKQNKKGLIKKPITKRALKASGQTDLSGNTSKDLMLMHRLGETIVPMKEDFIMVHLQPACTHCCLLMVSGKLWVCRICKNFQLCERCHEIEQTREDRERHPINHREKHPLYPMEINDVPTDTKDKDEILESEFFDTRQAFLSLCQGNHYQYDTLRRAKHSSMMVLYHLHNPTAPAFVTTCNRCHLDIETGQGWRCETCPDYDVCNSCYYKDGGIDHPHKLTHHPSIAERDAQNKEARQQRVIQLRKMLDLLVHASLCRSPLCQYPNCRKVKGLFRHGINCKVRAVGGCLLCKRMWYLLQLHARSCKDSQCHVPRCRDLNEHLRRLQQQADSRRRAAVMEMMRQRAAEVASGT encoded by the exons ATGATGCAAAATTCTGGAGGTCAGCGTAGTACACTTACTATGGACCCTGTTATTCTGAAGGCACGGAAGTTTATACATGAGAAAAT TTATGAATATCTCATGCGGCGACAACAAAGTCAAGATTTACCTCCAAAGAAATTGCTGGATATTGTTAAACGTTTAGAGGAAGGACTGTATAAAACAGCTACCTCAAAG gagGAATATGTGAACTTGGAAACATTGGAAATTCGTTTACATGATATAATTAAACGTGTTTCCTTAAATAATCATGCTCAACAATATCAACAACAAGGCAATACCTCTGTTGCAATGGGAACAATGATTCCAACTCCCGGTATTTCTCAAAGTGCGAATTCAAGCTTAAATGCCCAGTCATCCATGGATCACTCGTTTGTGGCGGCAAATGGCGGTAATACCATGGTCAATACTGGAAGTTTCATTCCTAATACCATGGGGCCTTCTGGTGGGATGCATAGCGGCCACTTCACCTCATCAGACG TTGTCTCCATTTTTACAGGAGTGAGTAATGGATATCAACAGTCAACATCTAATTTTGCCGTTAGGTCAGGTGGAAACAGCTTAATCTCATCAATGGGGGCACAAAGAATGGCAAGCCAAATGATACCTACTCCTGGATTTAGTGATAATAACAACAGTAACaatagtaacaataataatagcaATAATGGGAATAGTTTAAGTAACCAATCTTACATGAACATGGATTCATCAAATAATGCTGGGATTTTGGGTGTGGAATCTACAATGGTATCTCAACCATTACAACAAGTACAGCAACTTGGAAGTCAAAATAGTCGAATCTTGCATAGCCTTGGAAGTCAGATGAATGGGGGAATCAGGTCTAGTTTGCATCAGAAAGCTTACGGTCTCCAGAATGGGTCTATGAATGGAGGGGTAGGGATGATGGGTAGCAATTTACAAATGATGAATGGTTCAGGAACCTCAGAGGGATACCAACTAGCTTCTCATTATGGGAACTCGCCCAAACCACTGTCACAACATTTTGACCCTCATCAGCGCCAGATGTCACTTG GTGATGGATATGGGAGTGGCATCATTGATTCTTCAGGAGCTGGGAATCTCTATGGTCCAACAACCTCCAATTCCTCTATGATGAATAATCAAAACATGAACGCTGTAAGCTTACAGGCGTTGCATAAGACAAGCGCCCCGATGATGATAAATCAGTCGAACTTACATACTACTCAGCAGCCTCATCTTCAGCAACAGAAGCAGCAAAATCAAAGTCAACCGAATCAGCAGTTTTCATATGGCCAATCTCAACAGATACCTGATCCTGGCAGACAAGTAAAATCCGAGCCTGGATTAGAGGCTCAAAGTGAACAATACCAGTCATCCATGGCAGCGAATAACTTCAGTCAGGTCTCCGGAGAAAACCATGACAGATTTAATCAACCAGATTCTCGGGACATGTTCTTACCATCGAGAGAAACTTCACACCAATTGGCTGTGGACCCCCAAAATGATCTTACTCGGGGTCAATGGAAGTCAAACATATCCGATGGTTTGAATGTTCAAGAGGAATTTAATCAAAGAATAACAGGGAATAGTATATCTTCCGAAGGATCTACTGCTAATAGAACTGTAAAGCCCCTAAATTCTGCTAACTCAAATCGGGAATTAGAATTCAACAATCAAAAAAGATGGCTTTTGTTTCTGATGCATGCACGTAGTTGTAGTCATCCACCTGGCAAATGCCTTGAACGTCGTtgcattgatgctcaaaaattATTGAATCATATGAAATTATGTAAAGATGACGTCCAATGTAAACATCCCCGGTGTCCTAAAACAAGAGAATTAATATCTCATTTCAATAATTGTAAGGATACATGCTGTCCGGTTTGTGTTCCCGTAAGGCGTTATAGGCAACTTATAGTTGGCATGCGAACAAATCCCACAAAGTCTGGTCCAACTGTGGTTGAAACTTCAGAAGATTTACATCCATCTATGAAACGAATGAAGATTGAGCCGCAATCACAATGCCAATCCCAATCACAGTCACTAGCTACTGACAATGAGAAGTCTACAACTCCACAAGCTGTTCAGAAATCTCGGGTTGAACAGGTTGAAGTACGGCAGGTTGATATCCCGCTTGCTCCAATAAAGCCTGAAATAACTGGATTTTCTAAGGTTAGTGATGTAAAACATGATAATATCGAAGATCTAGGTCGTCCGAAATCTGAAATTGGGTTGATTGTGCCAAAGGAGACGATGGCGTCCTCTAACGAGTTTATGAAGACCGAGAAAGAGGTGTATCAGGCCCAACCGGGAACTGGTGTCCCAGCAGGTGAAACATCTGTTAAAACCAAGTCCGGTAAGCCAAAAATAAGTGGAGTATCCATGATGGAGTTGTTTACACCAGAGCAGGTTCGGGAGCATATCATGGGTCTCAGACAATGGGTCGGCCAG AGCAAAGCTAAGGCAGAAAAGAACCAAGCCATGGAGAATTCAATGAGTGAGAATTCTTGTCAGCTATGTGCTGTTGAAAAGCTCAGTTTTGAACCACCACCTATATATTGTACTCCTTGTGGTGCTCGAATAAAAAGGAATGCAATGTATTACACCATTGGGGCCGGAGATACACGTCATTACTTCTGCATTCCCTGCTATAATGAGACCCGTGGAGACTCGATTAACGTGGACGGAACCAATTGTTTGAAAGCAAAAatggagaaaaagaaaaacgacGAGGAGACTGAAGAATGG TGGGTTCAATGTGACAAATGTGAAGCTTGGCAACACCAAATTTGTGCATTATTTAATGGTCGAAGAAATGATGGAGGGCAAGCAGATTACACTTGTCCAAATTGTTACACAGAAGAAGTGGAAAGAGGAGAAAGGCAACCGTTACCACAAAGTGCTGTTCTTGGTGCAAAAGATTTGCCTCGAACAATACTCAGTGATCACATAGAGAACCGGCTGTTTAAGAAATTAAAGCAGGAAAGAATGGAGAGGGCAAGGGTCCTTTGCAAAAGTTATGATGAG GTTCCAGGAGCAGAAGCACTTGTCGTCAGAGTTGTCTCATCTGTTGACAAAAAGTTGGAAGTCAAGCAGAGATTCCTTGAAATCTTTCAAGAGGAGAATTATCCAAAGGAATTTGGGTATAAATCTAAG gtggttttgttattccagaaaaTTGAAGGGGTAGAAGTATGTTTGTTTGGCATGTATGTCCAAGAATTTGGAACAGAATGTGAGCAGCCGAATCATCGCCGTGTTTATCTTTCTTATTTGGATTCAGTTAAATACTTCAGGCCCGAGATTAGAGCGGTGACTGGGGAGGCACTCCGAACATATGTATATCATGAAATTCTG ATCGGTTACCTAGAATATTGCAAATTGCGTGGTTTCACAAGTTGCTATATATGGGCATGCCCTCCGCTAAAGGGTGAAGACTATATCTTATATTGCCATCCTGAAATTCAGAAGACACCAAAGTCTGATAAACTAAGGGAATG GTATTTGTCGATGTTAAGAAAGGCTACAAAGGAAAACATTGTTGTTGAGCTCACCAATCTATATGACCATTTTTTCATAACCTCTGGAGAGTGTAAAGCTAAGGTTACTGCAGCGCGGTTGCCATATTTTGATGGTGACTATTGGCCGGGTGCGGCCGAGgatataatttttcaaatttgtcaagaagaagaaggaagaaaacaaaataaaaaagggttGATCAAAAAGCCCATAACAAAACGAGCCCTGAAGGCCTCTGGTCAAACTGATCTTTCTGGAAATACGTCCAAAGATCTTATGTTGATGCATAGG CTTGGAGAAACAATTGTCCCAATGAAGGAAGATTTCATTATGGTTCACTTGCAACCTGCATGCACACATTGCTGTCTTCTAATGGTATCTGGAAAACTTTGGGTTTGCCGTATCTGCAAGAATTTTCAGCTTTGTGAAAG GTGTCACGAAATTGAGCAAACGCGTGAGGATAGGGAGAGACATCCTATCAATCACAGGGAGAAACATCCACTCTATCCT ATGGAGATTAATGATGTGCCTACAGATACCAAAGATAAAGATGAAATTCTCGAGAGTGAGTTTTTTGATACTCGACAGGCTTTTCTTAGTCTTTGCCAAGGAAATCATTATCAATATGACACTCTTCGTCGTGCTAAACATTCATCAATGATGGTTTTATATCATCTCCATAATCCAACTGCACCTGCATTTGTAACAACATGCAATAGATGCCATCTTGATATTGAAACTGGACAAGGTTGGCGGTGCGAGACCTGCCCCGATTATGATGTTTGCAATTCATGTTATTACAAGGATGGGGGAATTGATCATCCTCATAAGTTGACACATCATCCATCAATTGCTGAACGTGATGCACAAAATAAAGAAGCAAGGCAACAACGAGTTATACAG CTAAGAAAAATGCTTGATCTCCTGGTGCATGCATCTCTGTGTCGATCTCCGCTTTGCCAGTATCCAAACTGTCGTAAAGTTAAGGGACTTTTTAGACATGGAATTAATTGCAAAGTACGTGCTGTTGGGGGTTGTCTTCTTTGCAAGAGAATGTGGTATCTCCTTCAACTTCATGCTCGCTCATGTAAAGATTCTCAATGTCATGTGCCTCGATGCAG AGATTTGAATGAACATTTGAGAAGGCTGCAACAACAAGCAGACAGCCGTCGGAGAGCAGCTGTAATGGAGATGATGAGGCAACGTGCAGCCGAGGTTGCTAGCGGCACCTGA
- the LOC122606613 gene encoding histone acetyltransferase HAC1-like isoform X4 yields MNMDSSNNAGILGVESTMVSQPLQQVQQLGSQNSRILHSLGSQMNGGIRSSLHQKAYGLQNGSMNGGVGMMGSNLQMMNGSGTSEGYQLASHYGNSPKPLSQHFDPHQRQMSLGDGYGSGIIDSSGAGNLYGPTTSNSSMMNNQNMNAVSLQALHKTSAPMMINQSNLHTTQQPHLQQQKQQNQSQPNQQFSYGQSQQIPDPGRQVKSEPGLEAQSEQYQSSMAANNFSQVSGENHDRFNQPDSRDMFLPSRETSHQLAVDPQNDLTRGQWKSNISDGLNVQEEFNQRITGNSISSEGSTANRTVKPLNSANSNRELEFNNQKRWLLFLMHARSCSHPPGKCLERRCIDAQKLLNHMKLCKDDVQCKHPRCPKTRELISHFNNCKDTCCPVCVPVRRYRQLIVGMRTNPTKSGPTVVETSEDLHPSMKRMKIEPQSQCQSQSQSLATDNEKSTTPQAVQKSRVEQVEVRQVDIPLAPIKPEITGFSKVSDVKHDNIEDLGRPKSEIGLIVPKETMASSNEFMKTEKEVYQAQPGTGVPAGETSVKTKSGKPKISGVSMMELFTPEQVREHIMGLRQWVGQSKAKAEKNQAMENSMSENSCQLCAVEKLSFEPPPIYCTPCGARIKRNAMYYTIGAGDTRHYFCIPCYNETRGDSINVDGTNCLKAKMEKKKNDEETEEWWVQCDKCEAWQHQICALFNGRRNDGGQADYTCPNCYTEEVERGERQPLPQSAVLGAKDLPRTILSDHIENRLFKKLKQERMERARVLCKSYDEVPGAEALVVRVVSSVDKKLEVKQRFLEIFQEENYPKEFGYKSKVVLLFQKIEGVEVCLFGMYVQEFGTECEQPNHRRVYLSYLDSVKYFRPEIRAVTGEALRTYVYHEILIGYLEYCKLRGFTSCYIWACPPLKGEDYILYCHPEIQKTPKSDKLREWYLSMLRKATKENIVVELTNLYDHFFITSGECKAKVTAARLPYFDGDYWPGAAEDIIFQICQEEEGRKQNKKGLIKKPITKRALKASGQTDLSGNTSKDLMLMHRLGETIVPMKEDFIMVHLQPACTHCCLLMVSGKLWVCRICKNFQLCERCHEIEQTREDRERHPINHREKHPLYPMEINDVPTDTKDKDEILESEFFDTRQAFLSLCQGNHYQYDTLRRAKHSSMMVLYHLHNPTAPAFVTTCNRCHLDIETGQGWRCETCPDYDVCNSCYYKDGGIDHPHKLTHHPSIAERDAQNKEARQQRVIQLRKMLDLLVHASLCRSPLCQYPNCRKVKGLFRHGINCKVRAVGGCLLCKRMWYLLQLHARSCKDSQCHVPRCRDLNEHLRRLQQQADSRRRAAVMEMMRQRAAEVASGT; encoded by the exons ATAATGCTGGGATTTTGGGTGTGGAATCTACAATGGTATCTCAACCATTACAACAAGTACAGCAACTTGGAAGTCAAAATAGTCGAATCTTGCATAGCCTTGGAAGTCAGATGAATGGGGGAATCAGGTCTAGTTTGCATCAGAAAGCTTACGGTCTCCAGAATGGGTCTATGAATGGAGGGGTAGGGATGATGGGTAGCAATTTACAAATGATGAATGGTTCAGGAACCTCAGAGGGATACCAACTAGCTTCTCATTATGGGAACTCGCCCAAACCACTGTCACAACATTTTGACCCTCATCAGCGCCAGATGTCACTTG GTGATGGATATGGGAGTGGCATCATTGATTCTTCAGGAGCTGGGAATCTCTATGGTCCAACAACCTCCAATTCCTCTATGATGAATAATCAAAACATGAACGCTGTAAGCTTACAGGCGTTGCATAAGACAAGCGCCCCGATGATGATAAATCAGTCGAACTTACATACTACTCAGCAGCCTCATCTTCAGCAACAGAAGCAGCAAAATCAAAGTCAACCGAATCAGCAGTTTTCATATGGCCAATCTCAACAGATACCTGATCCTGGCAGACAAGTAAAATCCGAGCCTGGATTAGAGGCTCAAAGTGAACAATACCAGTCATCCATGGCAGCGAATAACTTCAGTCAGGTCTCCGGAGAAAACCATGACAGATTTAATCAACCAGATTCTCGGGACATGTTCTTACCATCGAGAGAAACTTCACACCAATTGGCTGTGGACCCCCAAAATGATCTTACTCGGGGTCAATGGAAGTCAAACATATCCGATGGTTTGAATGTTCAAGAGGAATTTAATCAAAGAATAACAGGGAATAGTATATCTTCCGAAGGATCTACTGCTAATAGAACTGTAAAGCCCCTAAATTCTGCTAACTCAAATCGGGAATTAGAATTCAACAATCAAAAAAGATGGCTTTTGTTTCTGATGCATGCACGTAGTTGTAGTCATCCACCTGGCAAATGCCTTGAACGTCGTtgcattgatgctcaaaaattATTGAATCATATGAAATTATGTAAAGATGACGTCCAATGTAAACATCCCCGGTGTCCTAAAACAAGAGAATTAATATCTCATTTCAATAATTGTAAGGATACATGCTGTCCGGTTTGTGTTCCCGTAAGGCGTTATAGGCAACTTATAGTTGGCATGCGAACAAATCCCACAAAGTCTGGTCCAACTGTGGTTGAAACTTCAGAAGATTTACATCCATCTATGAAACGAATGAAGATTGAGCCGCAATCACAATGCCAATCCCAATCACAGTCACTAGCTACTGACAATGAGAAGTCTACAACTCCACAAGCTGTTCAGAAATCTCGGGTTGAACAGGTTGAAGTACGGCAGGTTGATATCCCGCTTGCTCCAATAAAGCCTGAAATAACTGGATTTTCTAAGGTTAGTGATGTAAAACATGATAATATCGAAGATCTAGGTCGTCCGAAATCTGAAATTGGGTTGATTGTGCCAAAGGAGACGATGGCGTCCTCTAACGAGTTTATGAAGACCGAGAAAGAGGTGTATCAGGCCCAACCGGGAACTGGTGTCCCAGCAGGTGAAACATCTGTTAAAACCAAGTCCGGTAAGCCAAAAATAAGTGGAGTATCCATGATGGAGTTGTTTACACCAGAGCAGGTTCGGGAGCATATCATGGGTCTCAGACAATGGGTCGGCCAG AGCAAAGCTAAGGCAGAAAAGAACCAAGCCATGGAGAATTCAATGAGTGAGAATTCTTGTCAGCTATGTGCTGTTGAAAAGCTCAGTTTTGAACCACCACCTATATATTGTACTCCTTGTGGTGCTCGAATAAAAAGGAATGCAATGTATTACACCATTGGGGCCGGAGATACACGTCATTACTTCTGCATTCCCTGCTATAATGAGACCCGTGGAGACTCGATTAACGTGGACGGAACCAATTGTTTGAAAGCAAAAatggagaaaaagaaaaacgacGAGGAGACTGAAGAATGG TGGGTTCAATGTGACAAATGTGAAGCTTGGCAACACCAAATTTGTGCATTATTTAATGGTCGAAGAAATGATGGAGGGCAAGCAGATTACACTTGTCCAAATTGTTACACAGAAGAAGTGGAAAGAGGAGAAAGGCAACCGTTACCACAAAGTGCTGTTCTTGGTGCAAAAGATTTGCCTCGAACAATACTCAGTGATCACATAGAGAACCGGCTGTTTAAGAAATTAAAGCAGGAAAGAATGGAGAGGGCAAGGGTCCTTTGCAAAAGTTATGATGAG GTTCCAGGAGCAGAAGCACTTGTCGTCAGAGTTGTCTCATCTGTTGACAAAAAGTTGGAAGTCAAGCAGAGATTCCTTGAAATCTTTCAAGAGGAGAATTATCCAAAGGAATTTGGGTATAAATCTAAG gtggttttgttattccagaaaaTTGAAGGGGTAGAAGTATGTTTGTTTGGCATGTATGTCCAAGAATTTGGAACAGAATGTGAGCAGCCGAATCATCGCCGTGTTTATCTTTCTTATTTGGATTCAGTTAAATACTTCAGGCCCGAGATTAGAGCGGTGACTGGGGAGGCACTCCGAACATATGTATATCATGAAATTCTG ATCGGTTACCTAGAATATTGCAAATTGCGTGGTTTCACAAGTTGCTATATATGGGCATGCCCTCCGCTAAAGGGTGAAGACTATATCTTATATTGCCATCCTGAAATTCAGAAGACACCAAAGTCTGATAAACTAAGGGAATG GTATTTGTCGATGTTAAGAAAGGCTACAAAGGAAAACATTGTTGTTGAGCTCACCAATCTATATGACCATTTTTTCATAACCTCTGGAGAGTGTAAAGCTAAGGTTACTGCAGCGCGGTTGCCATATTTTGATGGTGACTATTGGCCGGGTGCGGCCGAGgatataatttttcaaatttgtcaagaagaagaaggaagaaaacaaaataaaaaagggttGATCAAAAAGCCCATAACAAAACGAGCCCTGAAGGCCTCTGGTCAAACTGATCTTTCTGGAAATACGTCCAAAGATCTTATGTTGATGCATAGG CTTGGAGAAACAATTGTCCCAATGAAGGAAGATTTCATTATGGTTCACTTGCAACCTGCATGCACACATTGCTGTCTTCTAATGGTATCTGGAAAACTTTGGGTTTGCCGTATCTGCAAGAATTTTCAGCTTTGTGAAAG GTGTCACGAAATTGAGCAAACGCGTGAGGATAGGGAGAGACATCCTATCAATCACAGGGAGAAACATCCACTCTATCCT ATGGAGATTAATGATGTGCCTACAGATACCAAAGATAAAGATGAAATTCTCGAGAGTGAGTTTTTTGATACTCGACAGGCTTTTCTTAGTCTTTGCCAAGGAAATCATTATCAATATGACACTCTTCGTCGTGCTAAACATTCATCAATGATGGTTTTATATCATCTCCATAATCCAACTGCACCTGCATTTGTAACAACATGCAATAGATGCCATCTTGATATTGAAACTGGACAAGGTTGGCGGTGCGAGACCTGCCCCGATTATGATGTTTGCAATTCATGTTATTACAAGGATGGGGGAATTGATCATCCTCATAAGTTGACACATCATCCATCAATTGCTGAACGTGATGCACAAAATAAAGAAGCAAGGCAACAACGAGTTATACAG CTAAGAAAAATGCTTGATCTCCTGGTGCATGCATCTCTGTGTCGATCTCCGCTTTGCCAGTATCCAAACTGTCGTAAAGTTAAGGGACTTTTTAGACATGGAATTAATTGCAAAGTACGTGCTGTTGGGGGTTGTCTTCTTTGCAAGAGAATGTGGTATCTCCTTCAACTTCATGCTCGCTCATGTAAAGATTCTCAATGTCATGTGCCTCGATGCAG AGATTTGAATGAACATTTGAGAAGGCTGCAACAACAAGCAGACAGCCGTCGGAGAGCAGCTGTAATGGAGATGATGAGGCAACGTGCAGCCGAGGTTGCTAGCGGCACCTGA